The following coding sequences are from one Tachysurus vachellii isolate PV-2020 chromosome 7, HZAU_Pvac_v1, whole genome shotgun sequence window:
- the LOC132848008 gene encoding platelet factor 4-like, translating into MRFFLLLTLLAVGIFLTSAIQPLGKGYNSHCMCLKLESRVIPQHNLRSVEIFPRGSHCKNTEVIAGLVSGEKICLNPQTMWVKKLIRFIEKKERVIKTA; encoded by the exons ATGAGATTTTTCCTCCTTTTGACTTTATTGGCAGTCGGCATTTTCCTCACAAGTG CTATCCAACCACTTGGAAAAGGCTACAACAGTCACTGCATGTGTTTGAAGCTGGAGTCCAGGGTGATCCCACAACACAACCTGCGCAGTGTCGAAATCTTTCCTAGAGGCTCTCACTGCAAGAATACAGAGGTCAT tgcTGGCTTGGTGAGTGGAGAAAAGATTTGCCTGAATCCTCAGACTATGTGGGTTAAGAAACTTATCCGCTTCAttgagaagaaagagagagtgataaAGACTGCATAA